Proteins from a single region of Azospira inquinata:
- the alc gene encoding allantoicase encodes MENLLTAHPAQLPDWAATALNLADPRLGAEAVACSDDFFAPMARMLQATPAIFAVGRYDDHGKWMDGWESRRKRGPGHDWAVVRLGRPGAIAGFEVDTSFFTGNFPPACAIDACVSPDPVPGAATVWETLLPPTPLEGDSHQFFSLGGRGEDRAWTHVRLNILPDGGVARLRVYGRPVPAWQALPAGTEVDLLAAENGGRAVAWNDAHFGAAANLILPGRGVNMGDGWETRRRREPGHDWCILALGAPGTVSRIEVDTAHFKGNFPDRVSLQAVCLEGAADQALPTQSLWWPTLLPEQPLTADALHSFTAEVAALGPITHVRLNLHPDGGVSRLRLWGRPALEGGRG; translated from the coding sequence ATGGAAAATCTGCTCACCGCCCACCCCGCCCAGCTGCCGGACTGGGCCGCCACCGCCCTGAATCTGGCCGATCCCCGCCTGGGGGCAGAGGCCGTGGCCTGCTCCGACGATTTTTTCGCCCCCATGGCACGCATGCTCCAGGCCACCCCAGCCATCTTTGCCGTGGGCCGCTACGACGACCACGGTAAGTGGATGGATGGCTGGGAAAGCCGCCGCAAGCGGGGGCCGGGCCATGACTGGGCGGTGGTACGCCTGGGGCGGCCCGGCGCCATTGCCGGTTTTGAAGTGGATACCAGCTTTTTTACCGGCAATTTTCCCCCGGCCTGTGCCATTGACGCCTGCGTTTCTCCGGACCCGGTGCCCGGGGCAGCAACGGTATGGGAAACCCTGCTGCCTCCCACCCCATTGGAGGGGGATAGCCACCAGTTTTTCTCCCTGGGGGGGCGGGGCGAGGACCGGGCCTGGACCCATGTGCGTCTCAATATCCTGCCCGACGGGGGAGTGGCCCGGTTGCGGGTTTACGGTCGCCCCGTGCCCGCCTGGCAGGCCCTGCCGGCGGGGACGGAAGTGGATCTCTTAGCAGCGGAAAACGGTGGCCGGGCGGTGGCCTGGAATGACGCCCACTTTGGCGCTGCCGCCAACCTCATTCTGCCCGGCCGGGGCGTGAATATGGGGGATGGCTGGGAAACCCGGCGGCGCCGGGAGCCAGGTCATGACTGGTGCATCCTGGCCTTGGGGGCCCCGGGCACGGTGAGCCGGATTGAGGTGGATACGGCCCACTTCAAGGGCAATTTCCCGGATCGGGTCTCCCTCCAGGCGGTTTGTCTGGAAGGGGCGGCGGACCAGGCCCTGCCCACCCAGAGCCTGTGGTGGCCCACTTTGCTGCCCGAGCAGCCCCTCACGGCGGATGCCCTCCATAGCTTTACGGCGGAAGTGGCGGCCCTGGGGCCCATTACCCATGTGCGCCTCAATCTCCATCCGGACGGGGGGGTTTCCCGCCTGCGCCTGTGGGGCCGTCCGGCCCTTGAGGGCGGCCGTGGTTGA
- a CDS encoding ureidoglycolate lyase, with amino-acid sequence MVEAVGGKGAEEAGARLPVQPLTREAFAPFGQVLAAEGAEHFTINGGNTERFHDLASLDPGAGGRVIVSIFRGQPRPLPFAVTMMERHPLASQAFMPLDGRPYLVVVAPPGAAPQAGELRAFLATGHQGVNYAPGVWHHPLLALGQVSDFLVIDRAGPGPNCDEVALEAPVMLHLD; translated from the coding sequence GTGGTTGAGGCGGTTGGGGGCAAAGGGGCGGAGGAGGCCGGGGCCCGGCTGCCGGTCCAGCCCCTGACCCGGGAAGCCTTCGCTCCCTTCGGCCAGGTTCTGGCTGCCGAGGGGGCGGAGCATTTCACTATTAACGGGGGCAATACGGAGCGTTTCCACGATCTGGCCTCCTTGGACCCGGGGGCCGGGGGCCGGGTGATTGTGAGCATTTTCCGCGGCCAGCCCCGGCCCCTGCCTTTTGCCGTGACCATGATGGAGCGCCATCCCCTGGCCAGCCAGGCTTTCATGCCCCTGGATGGCCGTCCCTATCTGGTGGTGGTGGCACCCCCCGGGGCAGCGCCCCAGGCCGGGGAGCTGCGGGCTTTTCTCGCCACCGGCCATCAGGGGGTGAATTACGCTCCCGGGGTCTGGCACCATCCCCTCCTGGCCCTGGGCCAGGTTTCCGATTTTCTGGTAATAGACCGGGCCGGTCCCGGCCCCAATTGTGACGAAGTGGCCCTGGAAGCCCCGGTTATGTTGCATTTGGATTAA
- a CDS encoding diguanylate cyclase domain-containing protein, whose product MPRLRFSESAYSRWDVLGIMVLLSFFPAAWLWADNGSLPSLPDRGLAVGVVLGLGAFILLLLLRLYHLHQLMARQALILARSRAEQQRRDAFQNTKNEVLNLLIQHRPLPDVLQSLVLSVEHSNPGMLCSVLLLDEEGKRLLTGAAPSLPEFYNRAIHGTEIGLGVGSCGTAAYIGERVIVSDIQTHPYWEKFKGTAAEAGLAACWSEPIRGSSGKILGTFAIYHRTPHAPSADDMELIAYLAQLASLAIERARMQQALEESEERWKFALEGAGDGVWDWKVKTGEVIYSPRYREMLGYGVDDPYPNRIDSWLSRIHPDDVARVQTTVQGVLEGQLPSLSMEFRMRCKDGRWKWMLSRGMVVGRDKEGHPLRLIGTHADVSDRKAVEEQMRLLAQYDPLTGLPNRALLADRLQMALVQAKRDGDMVALLYLDLDNFKPVNDRFGHAAGDHLLREVAARLRDTVRDSDTVARIGGDEFILLLPAVKSKDDVLAVGAKILQVLAEPFSLPGGTASVTASIGGAIYPLHGADGKELTRRADAAMYRAKELGRNNIQLSESAAILDKPA is encoded by the coding sequence GTGCCGCGTCTGCGATTTTCAGAATCCGCCTACAGCCGCTGGGACGTGTTGGGGATTATGGTGCTGTTGTCCTTTTTCCCCGCCGCCTGGTTGTGGGCGGACAACGGTAGCCTGCCGTCCCTGCCGGACCGGGGGCTGGCCGTGGGGGTGGTATTGGGCCTGGGGGCCTTCATCCTGCTCTTGCTCCTGCGTCTCTACCACCTGCACCAGCTCATGGCCCGCCAGGCTCTGATCCTGGCCCGGAGCCGCGCCGAGCAGCAGCGCCGGGACGCATTCCAGAACACCAAAAACGAAGTGCTGAACCTACTCATTCAGCACCGGCCCCTGCCGGACGTGCTCCAATCCCTGGTCCTCAGCGTGGAACACAGCAATCCGGGCATGCTGTGCAGCGTTCTGCTCCTGGACGAGGAGGGCAAGCGCCTGCTCACCGGCGCCGCCCCCAGCCTGCCGGAGTTTTACAACCGGGCCATCCACGGCACGGAAATCGGCCTGGGGGTGGGCTCCTGCGGGACCGCCGCCTATATCGGGGAGCGGGTTATCGTCTCCGACATCCAGACCCATCCCTACTGGGAAAAATTTAAGGGGACGGCGGCGGAGGCCGGTTTGGCCGCCTGCTGGTCCGAGCCCATTCGGGGCAGCTCGGGAAAAATCCTGGGCACCTTCGCCATCTATCACCGCACCCCCCACGCCCCCAGCGCGGACGACATGGAATTGATCGCCTATCTGGCCCAGCTGGCGTCCCTGGCCATAGAACGGGCCCGTATGCAGCAGGCCCTGGAGGAAAGCGAGGAGCGCTGGAAATTTGCCCTGGAGGGGGCGGGGGACGGGGTTTGGGACTGGAAGGTGAAGACCGGGGAGGTGATCTATTCCCCCCGTTACCGGGAAATGCTGGGCTACGGGGTGGATGATCCCTATCCCAACCGGATCGACAGCTGGTTGTCCCGCATTCATCCGGATGACGTGGCCCGGGTCCAGACCACCGTCCAGGGGGTGCTGGAAGGCCAACTTCCCAGCCTCTCCATGGAATTCCGCATGCGCTGCAAGGATGGGCGCTGGAAGTGGATGCTGTCCCGGGGCATGGTGGTGGGGCGGGACAAGGAAGGCCATCCCCTGCGCCTCATCGGCACCCACGCGGATGTGAGCGACCGCAAAGCGGTGGAAGAGCAGATGCGCCTCCTGGCCCAGTACGACCCCCTGACCGGCCTACCCAACCGGGCCCTGCTGGCGGACCGGCTGCAAATGGCCCTGGTCCAGGCCAAGCGGGACGGGGACATGGTGGCCCTGCTCTATCTGGATCTGGATAATTTCAAGCCGGTGAATGACCGCTTCGGCCATGCCGCCGGGGACCATCTGCTGCGCGAAGTGGCAGCCCGGCTGCGGGATACGGTGCGGGATTCGGACACGGTGGCCCGCATCGGTGGGGACGAGTTCATTCTTCTTTTGCCCGCCGTGAAGAGTAAGGACGACGTGCTGGCGGTGGGGGCCAAAATACTCCAGGTGCTGGCCGAACCTTTTTCCCTGCCCGGGGGGACCGCCTCCGTTACCGCCAGTATCGGCGGGGCCATTTACCCCCTGCACGGGGCGGACGGCAAGGAACTGACCCGGCGGGCCGATGCCGCCATGTACCGGGCCAAGGAACTGGGGCGCAACAACATCCAATTGAGCGAATCCGCCGCCATTCTGGATAAGCCGGCCTGA
- a CDS encoding ABC transporter permease, with protein MFAYLVRRLLYALPILIGVNLLTFALFFVVNSPDDMARMQLGNKRVTAEAISQWKAERGYDKPLFWNGDAPGMGRATQTIFFQKSARLFVGDFGRAEDGRDIGQEIRSRMGPSLAIALPTFILGLFAAIAIALTLTFFRATALDFWGVVTCVALMSISGLFYIIGGQWLVAKMWRLVPISGYGAGLEAWKFLILPVVIGVLAGLGGSARWYRTLFLEEMDKDYVRTARAKGLAERVVMFRHVLRNALIPILTGVVVVIPQLFMGSLLTESFFGIPGLGSYTIDAIAAQDFAVVRSMVFLGSVLYIVGLILTDISYTLVDPRIRFD; from the coding sequence ATGTTTGCCTACCTGGTCCGCCGCCTCCTCTATGCATTGCCTATTCTGATCGGGGTCAATCTGCTGACCTTCGCCCTGTTTTTCGTGGTCAATTCCCCGGATGACATGGCCCGGATGCAGTTGGGCAACAAGCGGGTGACGGCGGAAGCCATTAGCCAGTGGAAGGCGGAGCGGGGCTACGACAAGCCCCTGTTCTGGAATGGGGATGCCCCGGGGATGGGCCGGGCCACCCAGACCATTTTCTTTCAGAAATCCGCCCGCCTGTTTGTGGGGGATTTTGGCCGGGCCGAGGATGGCCGGGACATTGGCCAGGAAATCCGCAGCCGCATGGGGCCCTCCCTGGCCATCGCTCTGCCCACCTTTATCCTGGGCCTTTTCGCCGCCATTGCCATTGCTCTGACCCTGACCTTTTTTCGGGCCACCGCCCTGGATTTCTGGGGCGTGGTCACCTGTGTCGCCCTCATGTCCATTTCCGGGCTGTTCTACATCATCGGGGGCCAATGGCTGGTGGCCAAGATGTGGCGCCTGGTGCCCATCTCCGGTTACGGGGCGGGGTTGGAAGCCTGGAAGTTCCTCATTCTCCCGGTGGTTATTGGGGTCCTGGCGGGCCTGGGGGGCAGTGCCCGGTGGTATCGCACCCTGTTTCTCGAGGAAATGGATAAGGATTACGTGCGTACCGCCCGGGCCAAGGGCCTGGCGGAGCGGGTGGTGATGTTCCGCCATGTACTGCGCAACGCCCTGATTCCCATCCTGACCGGGGTGGTGGTGGTCATTCCCCAACTCTTCATGGGCTCCCTGCTCACCGAATCCTTCTTTGGCATTCCCGGCCTGGGCAGCTACACCATTGACGCCATTGCTGCCCAGGACTTCGCCGTGGTGCGTTCCATGGTCTTTCTCGGCTCCGTGCTCTACATCGTCGGCCTCATTCTCACGGACATTTCCTACACCCTGGTGGATCCCCGCATCCGCTTTGACTGA
- a CDS encoding ABC transporter permease produces the protein MNFLPVVLWSDVLVWLLVAGALLLAWGIARNPPLRSAWARVGQSGVGMGAAVLLGVFVLVGLLDSLHYRERLAGTPGAAPLYGVEVLSALDGALSALRENNEKTYSAPLATRSFAMEMETTLGPDGQHLERRQFPRLRFGGAHLGSREGARGADIAKRLALAWGLAVLLWLGSLTGVLARFSGNAWGARWQRLWHPGPEEFAWRGVLVAWGGILAVALPLFCLVPEYHVFGTDKVGQDVLYQVLKSIRTALVIGLVTTLVTLPLAVLLGTMAGYFRGWVDDLIQYLYTTLNSIPGVLLIAAAVLMMQGVLDRHPQWFDTAAERADMRLLALCFILGLTSWTGLARLLRGETLKLARLEYIQAAQAFGVSSLRILLRHILPNLFHLVLISLVMDFSSLVLAEAVLSYVGIGVDPSMISFGTMINNARMELAREPMVWWSLVAAFLFMFALVLAANLFADVVRDAFDPRRRA, from the coding sequence ATGAATTTCCTTCCCGTGGTTCTCTGGTCCGATGTGCTGGTCTGGCTCCTGGTGGCGGGGGCCTTGCTCCTGGCCTGGGGCATTGCCCGCAATCCGCCTTTGCGCAGCGCCTGGGCCCGGGTGGGGCAAAGCGGGGTGGGGATGGGGGCGGCGGTGCTGCTGGGGGTCTTTGTCCTGGTGGGCCTGCTGGATTCCCTCCATTACCGGGAGCGGCTGGCGGGCACCCCAGGAGCGGCTCCCCTCTACGGGGTGGAGGTGCTCTCCGCCCTGGATGGGGCCCTGAGCGCCCTGCGGGAAAATAACGAAAAAACCTATTCCGCCCCCCTGGCTACCCGAAGTTTCGCTATGGAAATGGAGACTACCCTGGGGCCGGATGGCCAGCACCTGGAGCGGCGCCAGTTTCCCCGCCTGCGCTTCGGTGGCGCCCACCTGGGTAGCCGGGAAGGGGCGCGGGGGGCGGATATTGCTAAGCGTCTGGCTCTGGCCTGGGGACTGGCGGTGCTCCTCTGGCTGGGGAGTTTGACCGGAGTCCTGGCCCGTTTCTCGGGCAATGCGTGGGGCGCCCGCTGGCAACGGCTGTGGCACCCGGGACCGGAGGAGTTTGCCTGGCGGGGCGTGCTGGTGGCCTGGGGCGGCATTCTGGCGGTGGCCTTACCCCTCTTTTGCCTGGTTCCCGAATATCACGTGTTTGGCACGGACAAGGTGGGCCAGGACGTGCTCTACCAGGTGCTAAAAAGTATCCGCACCGCCCTGGTCATCGGTCTGGTCACCACCCTGGTGACCCTGCCCCTGGCCGTGCTGCTGGGGACCATGGCTGGCTATTTCCGGGGCTGGGTGGATGACCTGATTCAGTACCTCTACACCACCCTGAATTCCATTCCCGGGGTGCTGCTCATCGCCGCGGCCGTACTCATGATGCAGGGGGTGCTGGACCGCCATCCCCAATGGTTCGATACGGCGGCGGAGCGGGCGGACATGCGCCTTCTGGCCCTTTGCTTCATTCTTGGCCTGACCAGCTGGACCGGCCTGGCTCGCCTGCTGCGGGGGGAAACCCTGAAACTGGCCCGCCTGGAATACATCCAGGCCGCCCAGGCCTTTGGTGTTTCCAGCCTGCGTATTTTGCTGCGCCACATCCTGCCCAATCTTTTCCATCTGGTGCTGATTTCCCTGGTCATGGACTTCTCCAGTCTGGTGCTGGCGGAGGCCGTGCTCTCCTATGTGGGCATCGGGGTGGATCCCTCCATGATCAGTTTCGGCACCATGATTAACAATGCCCGCATGGAGCTGGCCCGGGAACCTATGGTGTGGTGGTCCCTGGTAGCCGCTTTCCTCTTCATGTTCGCCCTGGTGCTGGCGGCCAATTTGTTTGCCGACGTGGTCCGGGATGCCTTTGACCCCCGCCGGCGCGCCTAG
- a CDS encoding ABC transporter ATP-binding protein, with product MSTSLLSVTDLRVGFLSRGRTLTAIDGVSFQVEAGETFALLGESGCGKSASALALMRLLPSGGRVLGGTVELEGRSLLPLPEAAMGDLRGRAMAMIFQEPATSLNPVLTIGRQIGEVLSRHRGLEGAAARAEAEGLLAAVGIADPAQRLEAYPFQLSGGMKQRAMIAIALAGEPRLLIADEPTTALDVTIQAQILDLLARLQKERGMGMLLITHDLGVVARSAHRVGVMYAGELVEKAPREAFFQHPRHPYTQALFAALPEVGEQGRVLATIPGQVPALGAMPAGCRFAPRCPHAWERCGEQSPDWAAVGDDHWVRCHLVAEPARAVDKVAAGSASPHTVADQAAPLLAVGDLRVHFPIRKGILQRTVGHIKAVDGVSLELAKGRTLALVGESGCGKTTVGKAVLRLLSSTGSIRLRGQELQGLGNRQLRPWRGRMQMVFQDPFASLNPRLTVGEIIAEGMGALGAVPREGWNDAVAALLAQVGLPADGAGRYPHEFSGGQRQRIAIARALAVQPELVVCDEPTSALDVSVQAQILNLLRRLQEELGLAYLFITHNFAVVQYLAHDVAVMYLGRIVEWGEAASLLATPRHPYTRALLGAVLSPSLTPSTREAAPLLPGETPSPANPPQGCHFHPRCPLATDRCRQEYPEPREAAPGHWVRCHWWEKG from the coding sequence ATGAGCACTAGCCTTCTCAGCGTTACCGACCTGCGGGTCGGCTTCCTCAGCCGGGGCCGCACCCTTACCGCTATCGACGGGGTTTCCTTCCAGGTGGAGGCGGGGGAAACCTTCGCCCTGCTGGGGGAATCGGGCTGTGGCAAGTCCGCCTCGGCCCTGGCCCTGATGCGGCTGCTGCCCTCTGGCGGGCGAGTGCTGGGGGGCACGGTAGAACTGGAAGGCCGCTCCCTTCTGCCCTTGCCCGAAGCCGCCATGGGCGACCTGCGGGGGCGGGCCATGGCCATGATTTTTCAGGAGCCGGCCACCAGCCTGAATCCGGTCCTCACCATTGGCCGCCAGATTGGGGAGGTGCTGAGCCGCCACCGGGGTCTGGAAGGGGCCGCGGCCCGGGCCGAAGCGGAGGGGCTGCTGGCCGCCGTGGGCATTGCGGACCCGGCCCAGCGCCTGGAGGCCTATCCCTTCCAGTTGTCCGGGGGTATGAAACAGCGGGCCATGATCGCCATCGCCCTGGCTGGGGAACCTCGCCTGCTCATTGCGGATGAGCCCACCACGGCCCTGGATGTGACCATTCAGGCCCAGATCCTGGATTTGCTGGCCCGCCTGCAAAAGGAACGGGGCATGGGCATGCTGCTCATCACCCACGATCTGGGGGTGGTGGCCCGCAGCGCCCACCGGGTGGGGGTGATGTACGCTGGGGAACTGGTGGAAAAAGCCCCCCGGGAGGCTTTTTTTCAGCACCCTCGCCATCCCTATACTCAGGCCCTGTTTGCCGCCCTGCCCGAAGTGGGGGAACAGGGCAGGGTCCTGGCCACCATCCCCGGCCAGGTTCCCGCCCTGGGGGCCATGCCCGCCGGTTGCCGCTTTGCCCCCCGCTGCCCCCACGCCTGGGAGCGCTGTGGGGAACAATCCCCGGATTGGGCGGCCGTGGGGGACGACCATTGGGTCCGCTGCCACTTGGTGGCGGAACCGGCCCGGGCCGTGGACAAAGTGGCTGCCGGTAGCGCCTCGCCGCATACCGTAGCGGACCAAGCCGCACCCCTCTTGGCGGTAGGGGATTTGCGGGTGCATTTCCCCATCCGCAAGGGCATCCTGCAACGCACCGTGGGCCATATCAAAGCGGTGGATGGGGTATCCCTGGAACTGGCCAAAGGCCGCACCCTGGCCCTGGTGGGGGAATCGGGCTGTGGCAAGACCACGGTGGGGAAGGCGGTCTTGCGCCTCCTTTCCAGTACCGGCTCCATCCGCCTTAGGGGGCAGGAATTGCAGGGCCTGGGAAACCGGCAGCTGCGCCCCTGGCGGGGACGGATGCAGATGGTGTTTCAGGACCCCTTCGCTTCCCTCAACCCCCGGCTTACCGTGGGAGAAATTATCGCGGAAGGCATGGGCGCCCTGGGGGCCGTGCCCCGGGAAGGCTGGAACGACGCAGTGGCAGCCCTGTTGGCCCAGGTGGGGTTGCCCGCGGACGGGGCAGGGCGCTATCCCCATGAGTTTTCCGGCGGCCAGCGCCAACGTATCGCCATCGCCCGGGCCCTGGCGGTTCAGCCTGAGCTGGTGGTTTGTGACGAGCCTACCTCGGCCCTGGATGTGTCCGTTCAGGCCCAGATTCTCAACCTGCTGCGCCGTCTCCAGGAAGAGTTGGGTCTGGCCTATCTGTTCATCACCCACAATTTCGCCGTGGTCCAGTATCTGGCCCACGATGTGGCGGTGATGTACCTGGGCCGTATCGTGGAGTGGGGGGAGGCGGCCTCCCTGCTGGCTACCCCCCGCCATCCTTACACCCGGGCCCTGCTGGGGGCGGTGCTCAGTCCTTCCTTAACTCCCTCTACTCGGGAGGCGGCGCCCCTGCTGCCTGGGGAAACCCCTTCTCCAGCCAATCCGCCCCAGGGGTGCCATTTCCATCCCCGTTGCCCCCTAGCCACGGATCGGTGTCGCCAGGAATACCCGGAACCCCGGGAGGCAGCGCCGGGCCATTGGGTGCGCTGCCACTGGTGGGAGAAAGGCTGA
- a CDS encoding LysM peptidoglycan-binding domain-containing protein, whose amino-acid sequence MKSLGLSPRILFRCCCVSLLSWGFSTLTLTPAHAGDSPLSLSLAATLKDFPQDADQDSSPAATAKAEFSQLSGDLPREEIRPFPKLPQAIDLTATPDDLWDRIRNGFSMPNLRNDLVLAHEQYYVNRPDYVRRMVERSSRYLYYIVDEIGKRGMPMELALLPMVESAYNPMALSRSHASGIWQFIPSTGKNFNLKQNWWVDQRRDIVASTSAALDYLQSLYDMYGDWQLALAAYNWGEGALARAVAKNQSRGLPTDYQSLTLPTETRNYVPKLQALKNIFSNQRLFAQLNLPPIANRPYFSTVAKTTDIDVKMAAKLAEMPMDEFLALNPAHNRPVIKANSPLILPTDKVEIFKANLENTETPLSSWASYTLQKGERLEDVAARFDISLAALKNANGLDDRGRVAPGTPLLVPNKEGADTGDLAAITQAPEMPVAQPTPAPTPRSSPTLAATAAKAGPVLEAKVEKSAPKTHTLRKGDTLFSLARRYDVAVEDLKHWNPKLAKKMTPGAELIVAPAQEKTVMVAVKDSKTAKDESKSAKDGKAGKKSEDKDSAKKDDKKSKERESKSAKAEEKSKMARYTIRKGDTLVAVARKFKVDADDLKRWNHLAGTNLKPGKTLTIQLAKNDKE is encoded by the coding sequence ATGAAGTCCCTTGGTCTGTCCCCCCGCATCCTGTTCCGCTGTTGTTGCGTCAGCCTGCTGAGTTGGGGATTCAGTACCCTCACCCTGACCCCGGCCCACGCCGGAGACAGCCCCCTCTCCCTCTCCCTGGCCGCCACCCTCAAGGACTTTCCCCAGGACGCCGATCAGGACAGTTCCCCCGCCGCTACCGCTAAAGCCGAATTCAGCCAGCTTTCCGGCGACCTGCCCCGGGAAGAAATCCGCCCCTTCCCCAAGCTGCCCCAGGCCATTGACCTGACCGCCACCCCGGACGACCTGTGGGACCGGATTCGCAATGGCTTTTCCATGCCCAATCTGCGCAATGACCTGGTCCTCGCCCACGAGCAGTATTACGTGAACCGACCGGATTACGTGCGGCGCATGGTGGAACGGAGCAGCCGCTACCTCTATTACATCGTGGATGAAATCGGCAAACGGGGCATGCCCATGGAGCTGGCCCTGCTGCCCATGGTGGAGAGCGCCTACAACCCCATGGCCCTGTCCCGCAGCCACGCCTCCGGCATCTGGCAGTTCATCCCCTCCACGGGGAAGAACTTCAACCTGAAGCAGAACTGGTGGGTGGATCAACGCCGGGACATCGTCGCCTCCACCTCCGCCGCCCTGGATTATCTCCAATCCCTCTACGACATGTACGGGGACTGGCAACTGGCCCTGGCTGCCTACAACTGGGGCGAAGGCGCCCTGGCCCGGGCCGTGGCCAAAAACCAGAGTCGGGGTCTGCCCACGGATTATCAGAGCCTGACCCTGCCTACGGAAACCCGCAATTACGTTCCCAAACTTCAGGCCCTGAAAAACATTTTTAGCAACCAACGCCTCTTCGCCCAGCTCAACCTGCCCCCCATCGCCAACCGGCCCTACTTCAGCACCGTAGCCAAGACCACGGACATTGACGTGAAAATGGCGGCCAAGCTGGCAGAAATGCCCATGGATGAGTTCCTTGCCCTGAACCCGGCCCATAACCGGCCGGTCATCAAGGCCAACTCCCCCCTGATTCTGCCCACGGACAAGGTGGAGATTTTCAAGGCCAACCTGGAAAATACCGAAACCCCCCTGTCTTCCTGGGCCTCCTACACCTTACAGAAGGGGGAACGGCTGGAGGACGTAGCCGCCCGCTTCGATATTTCCCTGGCCGCCCTGAAAAACGCCAATGGCCTGGATGACCGGGGCCGGGTCGCCCCGGGCACCCCCCTCCTGGTGCCCAATAAGGAAGGAGCGGATACGGGGGATCTGGCGGCCATCACCCAGGCACCGGAAATGCCCGTGGCCCAGCCCACCCCGGCCCCGACGCCCCGTAGCAGCCCCACCCTGGCGGCCACCGCGGCCAAGGCTGGCCCGGTACTGGAAGCCAAGGTGGAAAAAAGTGCCCCCAAGACCCATACCCTGCGCAAGGGGGACACCCTCTTTTCCCTGGCCCGCCGCTACGATGTGGCGGTGGAAGACCTGAAACACTGGAACCCCAAGCTGGCGAAGAAAATGACCCCGGGTGCCGAGTTGATCGTGGCTCCGGCCCAGGAAAAAACCGTGATGGTGGCGGTGAAAGACAGCAAGACCGCCAAGGATGAGAGCAAGTCGGCCAAGGACGGCAAAGCTGGCAAAAAGTCGGAAGACAAGGACAGCGCCAAGAAGGACGACAAGAAATCCAAGGAACGGGAAAGCAAGAGCGCCAAGGCCGAGGAGAAATCCAAGATGGCCCGCTACACCATCCGCAAGGGGGACACCCTGGTGGCCGTCGCCCGCAAATTCAAGGTGGATGCGGATGATCTCAAGCGCTGGAACCATCTGGCGGGCACCAACCTGAAGCCGGGCAAAACCCTGACCATCCAGCTGGCCAAGAACGACAAGGAATAA
- a CDS encoding NAD-dependent protein deacylase, whose amino-acid sequence MTAPVPFLATLARQVREARHILFITGAGISADSGLPTYRGVGGLYEEADTAEGYAIEDALSGEMLETRPALTWKYLAQIEANCRQARPNGAHQAIAALESPTRHITVLTQNIDGLHRDGGSSDLIEIHGCLREIYCPRCGHEEQRRDYRDLPLPPPCPDCGAWLRPRVVLFGEALPQDAIRRLVGALEAGPDLVFSIGTTSVFPYIAEPVLWARQQGIPTVEINPGQTQVSALVSHRWRAGAASAMASLLEAVARAEGKR is encoded by the coding sequence ATGACCGCCCCCGTTCCCTTTCTCGCCACCCTGGCCCGGCAGGTCCGGGAGGCTCGCCATATTCTCTTCATCACCGGAGCGGGAATATCCGCTGATTCCGGTCTGCCCACCTATCGGGGAGTGGGCGGTCTGTATGAGGAGGCAGATACGGCGGAGGGCTACGCCATCGAGGATGCCTTGTCCGGGGAAATGCTGGAAACCCGGCCGGCCCTGACCTGGAAATATCTGGCCCAGATTGAAGCCAATTGCCGGCAGGCCCGCCCCAATGGGGCCCATCAGGCCATAGCCGCCCTGGAAAGCCCGACCCGACACATTACCGTCCTCACCCAGAACATCGACGGCCTGCATCGGGATGGGGGTAGTTCAGACTTAATCGAAATTCATGGCTGCCTGCGGGAGATTTACTGCCCCCGCTGCGGCCATGAGGAACAACGCCGGGATTACCGGGATTTGCCCTTGCCGCCCCCTTGTCCGGATTGCGGTGCCTGGCTGCGACCCCGGGTGGTGCTCTTTGGCGAGGCATTGCCCCAGGACGCCATCCGGAGGCTGGTCGGTGCCTTGGAAGCGGGGCCGGACCTGGTGTTCAGCATCGGCACCACCAGCGTCTTTCCCTACATTGCGGAGCCGGTGCTGTGGGCCAGGCAGCAGGGCATTCCCACGGTGGAAATCAATCCGGGGCAAACCCAGGTCAGTGCTCTGGTTAGCCACCGCTGGAGAGCCGGGGCCGCCAGCGCCATGGCCAGTCTGCTGGAGGCCGTGGCGCGGGCCGAGGGCAAACGCTGA